In one window of Clostridia bacterium DNA:
- the rplU gene encoding 50S ribosomal protein L21, whose product MYAIIETGGKQYRVEPGEVLRIEKVDVPPGELYTGARVLAVGDGENLQVGRPVVEGAQVRLRVLRVGKGRKILVFKYKPKKNYRRRYGHRQLFSEVKVEGIDVNSPAAATEA is encoded by the coding sequence ATGTACGCTATCATCGAAACAGGAGGAAAGCAGTACCGGGTGGAGCCGGGCGAGGTGCTGCGCATCGAAAAGGTGGATGTTCCGCCCGGTGAGCTCTATACCGGAGCCAGAGTACTGGCCGTCGGCGACGGGGAAAACCTGCAGGTAGGTAGGCCGGTGGTGGAAGGAGCCCAAGTTCGCCTGCGGGTGCTGCGAGTAGGCAAGGGCCGCAAGATTTTGGTCTTCAAGTATAAGCCCAAGAAGAACTATCGCCGCCGTTATGGCCACCGACAGCTATTTAGTGAAGTAAAAGTAGAAGGGATAGATGTAAACAGCCCGGCGGCGGCAACTGAAGCCTAG
- a CDS encoding ribosomal-processing cysteine protease Prp, translating to MIEVKLETDARGQLVGFEVTGHAGYARAGRDIVCAAVSALTQGAVAGLKHFYPDQVQASQRKGKLKCHLIPRPSEADHLDYREGQAILTAMHLGLKAIAEQYPKHLRISSHVDQVERGSPYG from the coding sequence ATGATCGAGGTCAAGCTAGAAACCGATGCCCGGGGCCAGCTGGTGGGGTTTGAAGTAACTGGGCATGCCGGGTACGCTCGTGCCGGTCGAGACATCGTCTGCGCAGCGGTGTCGGCCTTGACCCAGGGCGCAGTAGCTGGGCTCAAGCACTTTTACCCCGACCAGGTGCAGGCATCGCAGCGCAAGGGGAAGCTTAAATGCCATTTAATCCCTAGGCCTTCTGAGGCTGATCACTTGGACTACCGGGAAGGCCAAGCTATCCTGACCGCCATGCATCTGGGCCTAAAAGCAATAGCCGAGCAGTACCCCAAACATTTGCGGATCAGCTCCCATGTCGACCAGGTTGAAAGAGGATCCCCATACGGCTAA
- the rpmA gene encoding 50S ribosomal protein L27 yields the protein MRFDLQLFAHKKGAGSSRNGRDSQAKRLGVKRHDGQFVTAGSILVRQRGTKIHPGVNVGRGGDDTLFALKDGYVCFENGKNKKKRVSVRPEAPARVEAPAAVG from the coding sequence ATGAGATTTGACCTACAGCTATTTGCTCACAAAAAGGGTGCTGGTAGCTCCCGCAACGGCCGGGACAGTCAAGCCAAGCGGTTGGGCGTAAAACGGCATGATGGCCAATTTGTTACTGCTGGAAGCATCCTGGTACGCCAGCGAGGAACTAAGATTCACCCTGGTGTCAACGTGGGCCGCGGCGGCGATGATACCCTGTTTGCCCTTAAAGATGGGTATGTATGCTTTGAGAACGGCAAGAATAAGAAGAAGCGGGTTAGCGTGAGGCCGGAGGCTCCAGCCAGGGTCGAGGCTCCGGCGGCAGTAGGCTAG
- a CDS encoding Spo0B domain-containing protein, which produces MTKANRDLEEALSQQRHGFLNSLQVVSGLLQLGRLEEAKEYVAKIASQIKEESSRYHTQPLEVVAKLSAWRHRLEANGARVSLELKADLSGWDGDPELLSDVLEAALSQLRAALEAAPPEQCQVCLRAERKEAGYMVQFSLPASVATLTQLTSGQEEIAKAGKAKLPVAIYASGDGQEMGWTVFLPDINYVL; this is translated from the coding sequence TTGACCAAGGCCAATAGGGACTTGGAGGAGGCGCTCAGCCAGCAGCGCCATGGTTTTTTAAACAGCTTGCAGGTGGTATCGGGGTTGCTCCAGCTAGGCAGGCTGGAGGAAGCCAAAGAATATGTTGCTAAGATAGCTTCCCAGATCAAAGAGGAAAGTAGCCGCTATCATACCCAACCCTTGGAGGTGGTAGCCAAGCTCAGCGCCTGGCGCCACCGTTTGGAAGCCAACGGGGCGAGGGTATCCTTGGAACTTAAAGCTGACCTTTCTGGTTGGGACGGCGACCCGGAGTTGTTATCTGATGTACTGGAGGCGGCTTTAAGTCAACTACGTGCAGCCCTGGAGGCAGCGCCGCCTGAACAGTGCCAGGTCTGCTTGCGGGCTGAAAGGAAGGAAGCCGGGTATATGGTTCAGTTTAGCCTACCGGCGAGCGTTGCCACCCTAACCCAGCTTACCAGCGGACAGGAGGAGATTGCAAAGGCAGGCAAGGCCAAGCTCCCAGTCGCCATCTACGCATCCGGCGACGGCCAGGAGATGGGATGGACCGTGTTTCTGCCGGATATAAACTATGTTTTATGA
- the obgE gene encoding GTPase ObgE, which produces MFYDRARIFVKAGDGGNGAVAFRREKYVPRGGPSGGDGGDGGNVILVASPDLRTLLDFQYRRHFRAERGRHGEGKNRHGRSGEDLRIAVPPGTQVRDAETGELIADLDRPGSQAVVARGGRGGRGNARFASPQNRAPTWAQPGQPGEEKWLLLELKLLADVGLVGLPNAGKSTLLAQISAARPKIADYPFTTLEPHLGVVKLPYFRSFVVADIPGLVEGAHLGAGLGHDFLRHIERTRLLVHLVSLSPLDGDPMENFKVINQELALYDPPLTGKPMLVVANKIDLPEAQAAWPQFRDQVQQLGWEEVWAISGATGQGVEGLLERLARLLEAEERTEANGS; this is translated from the coding sequence ATGTTTTATGATCGGGCTCGTATCTTCGTCAAAGCCGGTGACGGCGGCAACGGTGCGGTTGCCTTCCGGCGGGAAAAATACGTTCCTCGGGGAGGTCCCAGCGGGGGCGATGGTGGCGATGGCGGCAACGTTATCTTAGTGGCTAGCCCAGACTTGCGCACTCTTTTGGACTTCCAGTACCGCCGTCATTTTCGGGCGGAGCGGGGCCGGCACGGAGAAGGCAAGAATCGGCATGGCAGAAGCGGTGAAGATCTCAGGATCGCGGTGCCTCCCGGCACCCAGGTGCGGGATGCTGAAACCGGCGAGTTGATAGCCGACTTGGACCGACCAGGCAGCCAAGCGGTGGTGGCCCGGGGCGGACGCGGGGGTCGCGGCAATGCTCGTTTTGCCAGCCCCCAAAATCGTGCTCCCACTTGGGCCCAACCCGGCCAACCGGGTGAAGAGAAGTGGTTGTTGCTGGAGCTGAAACTTCTAGCCGACGTGGGCTTGGTGGGCCTTCCCAATGCCGGCAAGTCGACTCTCCTAGCCCAAATATCAGCGGCCCGGCCCAAGATAGCTGATTACCCCTTTACTACCTTAGAGCCTCATCTGGGGGTGGTTAAACTCCCCTATTTTCGCAGCTTTGTGGTGGCGGATATACCTGGGCTGGTTGAGGGCGCCCACTTGGGGGCAGGGTTGGGACATGATTTTCTTCGCCATATAGAACGGACCCGCCTTTTGGTCCACCTGGTCAGCCTTTCTCCTCTGGATGGCGACCCCATGGAAAACTTTAAGGTCATCAACCAGGAGCTGGCCCTCTATGATCCGCCCTTGACCGGCAAGCCAATGCTGGTGGTGGCCAACAAGATAGATCTGCCCGAGGCTCAAGCAGCATGGCCCCAATTTAGGGACCAGGTGCAGCAGCTGGGCTGGGAGGAAGTATGGGCCATCTCCGGTGCCACCGGCCAGGGGGTGGAGGGCTTGCTTGAGCGGCTAGCGCGGCTGCTGGAAGCTGAGGAGAGGACTGAGGCCAATGGCAGTTGA